A region from the Stygiolobus caldivivus genome encodes:
- a CDS encoding 30S ribosomal protein S17e: MGNVYTKDIKRVAKELYEKFKDQVSPDFSSNKKLVDAYVDVQSKKVKNRIAGYLTRYAKLSKEQASKEEVIEEESEE; the protein is encoded by the coding sequence ATGGGAAATGTTTATACCAAGGATATAAAAAGAGTAGCAAAAGAATTATATGAAAAGTTTAAAGACCAAGTTAGCCCAGATTTTTCTTCTAACAAGAAATTAGTCGACGCTTACGTAGATGTACAATCTAAGAAAGTGAAAAACAGGATAGCTGGGTATTTGACTAGGTACGCTAAACTAAGCAAAGAGCAAGCAAGTAAAGAGGAAGTAATAGAAGAGGAAAGTGAAGAATAG
- a CDS encoding MoaD/ThiS family protein, whose amino-acid sequence MPLTVVLRGPLVTTYGFEKITYDGEYTIQEIIKKIDNNKNIIYDNKVGNIKSGYIILVNGKDYRLLKNHVIKDNDLIEIIPINHGG is encoded by the coding sequence ATGCCCCTGACTGTAGTTCTGAGGGGCCCTCTGGTAACGACTTACGGGTTTGAAAAAATCACTTACGATGGGGAATATACGATCCAAGAAATAATAAAGAAAATAGATAATAATAAGAATATAATCTATGATAATAAAGTAGGTAATATAAAATCTGGATATATAATACTGGTAAACGGGAAAGACTATAGACTTCTCAAGAACCACGTAATTAAGGATAACGATTTAATAGAAATTATCCCTATAAATCATGGTGGTTAG
- a CDS encoding TiaS agmantine-binding domain-containing protein encodes MAGCTTHFSVLLMRYLKEKYNVVFTDFPYLVRLNPNIPWKTRGNASVRLTIRANIEISELAEIVWQKSLEYVEYVSNYTKFNRKPGIAITYLSNLSKLESFYEKAVRDIIPLDLAKKVSEKYGIITRGERGIIGSIASLGFNPDKKGFTYELLTYKNDSESRQVDEETVIKFDERHFPYVFSNYDYVKKEVQIISHGNDPVLYGVRGTDPYVLASALEEIKVLNRINGAMIFKTNQGTDDHIIGEKGTYYQTFRSLIKVATVKILRGGDVVVISEDQEAIIFYKETGELNEASKLLKQGDEIIVTGSLKPSSIYGRILEAENMTILSLDAYTFSNPRCPKCNGSTESIGRDKGFRCKKCGYKFHGEKQKKEITRGLITNIQYQSRKYRHLTKPIFLEYNRDNLDVLAKQKLVHYLLYYQK; translated from the coding sequence ATTGCTGGATGCACTACTCATTTTTCCGTTCTTCTAATGAGATATTTAAAAGAAAAATATAACGTTGTTTTTACGGATTTTCCCTATCTTGTTAGGTTAAACCCCAATATCCCTTGGAAAACTAGAGGAAATGCTAGCGTTAGGTTAACAATAAGGGCTAATATAGAGATATCAGAATTAGCTGAAATAGTATGGCAGAAGTCACTTGAATACGTAGAATATGTATCTAATTATACTAAGTTTAACAGAAAACCTGGAATAGCGATAACCTATTTAAGTAATTTATCAAAGCTTGAAAGTTTCTATGAGAAGGCAGTAAGAGACATAATCCCGTTAGATTTAGCTAAAAAAGTTTCCGAGAAATACGGGATAATTACAAGGGGAGAACGAGGGATAATAGGTAGTATAGCGTCTTTAGGATTTAATCCAGATAAAAAAGGGTTTACTTATGAATTGCTTACATATAAGAATGATAGTGAATCTAGACAAGTTGATGAGGAAACAGTAATTAAGTTCGATGAACGGCACTTTCCGTATGTGTTTTCGAATTATGACTATGTGAAAAAGGAAGTTCAAATTATATCCCATGGAAACGACCCTGTACTATACGGAGTTAGAGGTACGGATCCTTACGTCCTTGCATCAGCATTAGAGGAAATTAAGGTTCTGAACAGAATTAACGGAGCTATGATATTCAAAACAAACCAAGGTACAGATGACCATATTATAGGCGAAAAAGGCACGTACTATCAGACGTTCAGATCCTTGATTAAGGTGGCAACTGTAAAAATCCTACGTGGAGGTGATGTGGTCGTGATCAGCGAAGATCAGGAAGCAATAATCTTCTACAAGGAAACCGGGGAGTTAAATGAAGCGTCTAAATTGTTGAAGCAAGGGGATGAAATTATCGTTACCGGTTCTTTAAAACCTTCCTCGATATATGGAAGGATACTAGAGGCAGAGAATATGACTATATTAAGTTTAGATGCCTATACTTTTTCTAATCCTAGATGTCCAAAGTGTAATGGTTCTACGGAATCTATAGGTAGAGATAAAGGTTTTAGGTGTAAAAAATGTGGATATAAGTTTCACGGGGAAAAACAGAAGAAAGAAATAACTAGAGGATTAATTACAAATATTCAATATCAATCTAGAAAGTATAGACATCTCACAAAGCCTATATTTTTAGAATATAATAGAGATAACTTAGATGTATTAGCTAAGCAGAAGCTTGTCCATTATTTACTTTATTATCAAAAATAA
- a CDS encoding geranylgeranylglyceryl/heptaprenylglyceryl phosphate synthase translates to MRMKGKVKNYIRELVDEGKVIHLSLFDPDKVDESQVYTIGKKLVEAGTDGFLIGGTLGVSQEKLDRIISTLEEFGLPTIIFPSNVNLISSKADAILFMSLLNSDDLYYVVGAQLVAAPIIKKLGLEVLPTAYLIIGHGGTAAHVGKARVIPYDNVELILAYSLMARYMGMEYIYLEAGSGAPKTVDPIAVKVVKNNVNGAIVIVGGGIRDEESGKLLANAGADIIVTGNIIEQDSEKALKIIKGIKSMRRS, encoded by the coding sequence ATGAGAATGAAGGGGAAAGTGAAGAATTACATTAGGGAATTAGTTGATGAAGGTAAAGTTATACATCTTTCATTATTTGACCCAGATAAGGTTGATGAAAGTCAGGTCTATACTATAGGGAAGAAACTGGTTGAGGCTGGGACCGACGGGTTTTTGATAGGAGGTACTCTAGGAGTATCTCAAGAAAAATTGGATAGGATTATATCTACTTTGGAAGAATTCGGATTGCCAACTATTATTTTTCCCAGTAACGTGAACTTAATTTCTAGTAAAGCAGATGCTATTTTGTTTATGTCATTATTAAATTCAGACGATTTATATTATGTTGTCGGTGCACAATTAGTAGCAGCTCCTATAATAAAGAAATTAGGCTTAGAAGTTTTACCTACAGCCTATCTGATAATAGGGCACGGGGGTACAGCTGCACATGTTGGGAAGGCTAGGGTAATACCTTATGATAACGTAGAGTTAATACTAGCTTATTCTCTTATGGCACGGTATATGGGTATGGAGTATATTTATTTAGAAGCTGGTTCAGGAGCTCCAAAAACAGTAGACCCTATAGCAGTTAAAGTAGTCAAGAATAATGTTAATGGTGCTATAGTTATTGTAGGCGGAGGAATAAGAGATGAAGAAAGCGGTAAATTACTAGCTAATGCCGGTGCTGACATAATAGTTACTGGAAATATAATTGAACAAGACTCTGAGAAAGCCTTAAAAATTATAAAAGGGATTAAGAGTATGAGGAGAAGCTAA
- a CDS encoding ribosome biogenesis/translation initiation ATPase RLI, giving the protein MRGTSLRVAVLNYDYCKPDKCNIECVAFCPINKSGSKAIELSDIVKGKPVIYEETCIGCGICIKKCPFGAIDIVNLPDEFGEEEIHRYKVNGFKLFGIITPKRGYVIGLLGKNSTGKSTILRILSGELVPNFGDPQAKLTKEQVLDRFKGKELYDYFSLLYSGKLKIIHKIQYVEYASKFLKGTVNELLTKVDDRGKIDEVKSLLNLSPMWTKDVRYLSGGELQKLLVAAALLREADVYLFDEPSSYLDIRERINMANSIRELTKGKYVVVVEHDLIVLDYLTDLINIIYGKSSVYGRVSKTYTSRVGINNFLKGYLPAENMQIRSDEIKFNLKELTDLDLTANAQPKVIWTGLSKKLDGFSLEVEEGYAREGEVIGIVGPNGIGKTTFMRILVSEIKPDEGQVLTEGLSLSYKPQRIAPNYDGTVQEFLESVRKDVLSSSNWFFEEVVKRLNLHRILESKVIDLSGGELQKLYVTASLAKEADVYVIDEPSSYLDVEERYIVAKAIKRVTRERKSVTFMVDHDLALHDYIADRVMVFTGAPGLKGYAKKPQSLSSGMNEFLKELGITFRRDMDSGRPRVNKPGSYLDRIQKENNEYYSMKIVREESNT; this is encoded by the coding sequence ATGCGGGGAACTTCTTTGCGAGTAGCTGTTTTAAATTATGATTACTGTAAGCCCGATAAATGTAATATAGAATGCGTGGCATTTTGTCCAATAAATAAATCAGGAAGCAAAGCCATAGAGCTATCGGATATAGTAAAAGGAAAACCAGTTATTTACGAGGAAACATGTATCGGATGCGGAATATGTATTAAAAAGTGTCCTTTTGGAGCTATAGATATAGTTAATTTACCAGATGAATTCGGAGAAGAAGAAATCCATAGATATAAGGTTAATGGTTTTAAATTGTTTGGAATAATTACTCCTAAAAGAGGATATGTAATCGGCCTTTTGGGAAAAAATAGTACAGGTAAATCTACAATACTACGTATTTTAAGCGGAGAGCTCGTGCCTAATTTTGGTGATCCACAAGCTAAACTAACAAAAGAACAAGTACTAGATCGATTTAAGGGTAAAGAGCTGTATGATTACTTTAGTTTATTATACAGTGGGAAGTTAAAAATTATTCATAAAATTCAGTACGTTGAATATGCTAGTAAATTCCTAAAAGGAACGGTAAACGAGCTATTAACTAAGGTAGACGATAGGGGTAAAATAGACGAGGTTAAATCCTTATTAAATCTTTCTCCTATGTGGACAAAAGATGTCAGATATTTGAGTGGAGGAGAATTACAAAAACTTCTAGTTGCGGCTGCACTCCTCAGAGAAGCAGACGTTTATCTATTCGATGAACCTTCATCATATCTAGATATTAGGGAAAGGATAAATATGGCTAATTCTATAAGAGAACTAACTAAAGGGAAATACGTCGTTGTGGTTGAGCATGATTTAATTGTATTAGATTATCTCACCGACTTAATAAATATAATTTATGGTAAGAGTTCTGTTTATGGACGTGTATCAAAAACGTATACTAGTAGGGTTGGTATTAATAACTTTCTCAAGGGATATTTACCCGCTGAAAATATGCAAATTAGATCAGATGAGATTAAGTTTAATTTAAAAGAACTTACAGATCTTGATTTAACGGCCAATGCTCAACCTAAGGTTATATGGACCGGACTCTCTAAGAAATTAGATGGATTTAGCCTAGAAGTTGAAGAGGGTTATGCTAGAGAAGGAGAAGTAATTGGTATTGTAGGGCCTAACGGAATAGGAAAAACAACATTTATGAGAATTTTAGTCTCGGAAATAAAACCTGATGAGGGGCAGGTTTTGACAGAAGGTTTATCCCTATCATATAAGCCTCAAAGAATAGCACCTAATTATGATGGGACAGTCCAAGAGTTCCTAGAAAGCGTAAGGAAGGACGTTTTATCGAGCTCTAATTGGTTTTTTGAAGAAGTTGTAAAAAGACTTAATTTACATAGAATTTTAGAGTCTAAAGTAATAGACTTAAGCGGAGGAGAATTACAAAAATTATACGTCACTGCATCATTAGCGAAAGAAGCAGACGTATATGTTATAGACGAACCTTCATCGTATTTAGATGTAGAAGAACGTTATATCGTGGCAAAAGCGATAAAGAGGGTAACTAGAGAGAGAAAGAGTGTAACATTTATGGTAGATCATGATTTAGCTTTACACGATTATATTGCAGATAGAGTAATGGTTTTCACTGGTGCCCCTGGGTTAAAGGGCTATGCTAAGAAACCTCAAAGTTTAAGTTCAGGAATGAACGAGTTTCTTAAGGAATTAGGAATAACGTTCAGAAGAGATATGGATAGCGGGAGGCCAAGGGTGAATAAGCCTGGGAGTTATTTAGATAGAATTCAGAAAGAAAATAATGAATATTATTCTATGAAAATAGTTAGAGAGGAAAGTAATACGTAA
- a CDS encoding Lrp/AsnC ligand binding domain-containing protein: MASAIVLINTDAGGEEEVFDKLKNMKEITEVHVVYGVYDIVAKVEADSLDKLKDFVTNTVRKLPKVRSTLTMIVVEGKSIVKK, from the coding sequence TTGGCATCTGCGATAGTTCTCATTAACACAGACGCCGGAGGAGAAGAAGAAGTATTTGATAAATTAAAAAATATGAAAGAAATAACAGAAGTTCATGTGGTCTACGGGGTATATGATATTGTAGCCAAAGTAGAAGCTGACTCGTTAGATAAATTAAAAGATTTTGTTACTAACACCGTAAGAAAACTTCCTAAGGTGAGATCGACATTAACGATGATAGTAGTAGAAGGGAAGAGTATAGTGAAGAAATAA
- a CDS encoding transcription elongation factor — MGGRRKKRKLLLQRPKPKIPDIFECPRCGKVALSITIKDGKAKVRCGSCGLQAEFEVPPVYDQANAYGKFIDLYYEGKIEISTSNNEEKKEDENEGESEELH; from the coding sequence GTGGGAGGAAGAAGGAAAAAAAGAAAGCTACTGCTTCAAAGGCCAAAACCAAAAATACCTGATATATTTGAATGTCCTAGATGTGGAAAGGTTGCACTTAGTATTACGATTAAGGATGGAAAAGCTAAAGTTAGGTGTGGTAGTTGCGGTCTACAAGCTGAATTTGAAGTTCCGCCTGTCTATGACCAAGCAAATGCGTATGGTAAATTCATAGATTTATATTATGAGGGAAAGATTGAAATCTCAACAAGTAATAATGAGGAGAAGAAAGAAGATGAGAATGAAGGGGAAAGTGAAGAATTACATTAG
- a CDS encoding Cdc6/Cdc18 family protein has protein sequence MSDIIDEVLSTLGRGKIFRARELLLPDYVPETLPHRENQIRKIVEILAPLARSEKPSNIFIYGLTGTGKTAVTKFVLKNLYKRFSSNFIYIYVNTRQSDTPYRILADILESLNSKVPFTGLSTAELFRRLIRKLNEVNPIVIIVLDEIDAMVKKHGDDILYRFTRANNELNKSKISLIGITNDVKFVETLDPRVKSSLGEEEIVFPPYNAEELEDILKQRAKLALNENAIKDDVIKLCAALAARDHGDARRALDLLRVAGEIAEREGKDQITTSDVEKARVEIERDRVYEILSTLPFHSKLVLIAILKGLRDKSTLTTGEVYEAYLKLANKMGVESVTQRRVSDILNELDMVGIITAKVVNRGRYGKTKEISLAVSEDIILKAIVESDERIASMWN, from the coding sequence ATGAGCGACATTATCGATGAGGTCTTATCGACACTAGGACGAGGTAAGATCTTTAGGGCACGGGAACTGTTATTACCTGATTACGTCCCGGAAACGTTACCACATAGAGAAAATCAAATACGTAAAATAGTCGAGATATTAGCTCCTTTAGCCAGGTCGGAAAAACCGAGTAATATATTTATTTATGGGTTAACGGGTACAGGTAAAACTGCTGTAACTAAGTTTGTCCTAAAAAACCTGTATAAGAGGTTCTCATCTAATTTTATTTATATTTATGTCAATACTAGGCAAAGTGATACCCCATATAGGATACTAGCTGACATATTAGAAAGTTTAAACAGTAAGGTTCCTTTTACAGGCTTATCTACAGCTGAATTATTCAGACGGTTAATAAGAAAATTAAACGAGGTTAATCCAATTGTTATAATAGTCTTGGACGAAATAGACGCAATGGTAAAAAAACATGGTGATGATATACTATATAGATTTACTAGGGCTAATAATGAATTAAATAAGAGTAAAATATCACTAATCGGAATCACAAACGATGTTAAATTTGTTGAAACGTTAGATCCAAGAGTTAAGAGCAGTTTAGGAGAGGAAGAAATAGTTTTTCCTCCTTACAACGCAGAAGAACTAGAGGATATATTAAAACAGAGAGCTAAGTTAGCCCTTAATGAGAATGCGATTAAGGATGATGTAATAAAGCTATGTGCAGCTTTAGCTGCCAGGGATCATGGGGACGCTAGAAGGGCTCTGGATTTATTAAGGGTAGCGGGAGAGATAGCTGAACGAGAAGGGAAAGATCAGATAACTACTTCGGATGTAGAGAAGGCTAGAGTCGAAATAGAAAGAGACAGGGTTTATGAAATTTTGTCAACTCTCCCATTTCATTCGAAGCTAGTTTTAATTGCTATTTTAAAGGGTTTAAGGGATAAGTCCACATTAACGACTGGCGAGGTGTATGAGGCATACTTGAAGCTTGCTAATAAAATGGGTGTTGAAAGTGTTACTCAACGTAGAGTGAGCGATATTTTAAATGAACTTGATATGGTCGGGATTATAACTGCTAAAGTAGTAAATAGGGGGAGATACGGTAAGACTAAAGAGATCAGTCTTGCCGTTAGTGAAGATATAATTCTTAAAGCTATAGTTGAAAGTGATGAAAGAATTGCTAGTATGTGGAATTGA
- a CDS encoding ATP-binding protein: MVIGFLLLVSSLHLLSFSMYEVLIVIIIFAFFAFLFSRLNIYQKVKDIMVTSELKGSINRIKYNSKEFVYISFKIVGKEGSGQQVDYTKEIAQAVDIIKRQKDRKVKVAILTTLDPLPGSGFIFYQEVDKEFNEEEFIINTINLKNIIESIAPHVSLEAVAINNDLFLPFPKVMGGVLFGGYIFYKKFGIEQTEFLDYNFDVQIGTTVDNYQIPVGFISSDVFKHIAIFGATGSGKTNTASVIARELFKKGFNVIVLDWHGEYKNYLPDFKYYGKDSIIPLNPIAYEEQDTEDIIEITKDALELTEPQTFLMYLVLEQLKRIRRLDSTSLKLILEAINSESYMIRDIKFALGRKLYILTTPQGRRLFSIDGGYSFIDLGERLIGGNIIDLSSIYNIKLRRLYSLYIMKFLFEYYQRLKDPNRKTVIIVEEAQNYFNGNNEILKRALQEIRKFNIGLCIISQSPSSLDPEVMKNTSIKIIHSIKSNLDKKIISDSIGLDKELYNVLDKLDLGEAIFISPNIRKNMLVKIKKIG; the protein is encoded by the coding sequence ATGGTAATAGGATTCTTACTCTTAGTTTCATCTCTCCATTTACTTAGCTTTTCAATGTACGAGGTTCTAATAGTGATTATTATATTTGCCTTTTTTGCATTTTTATTTAGTAGACTGAATATTTATCAGAAAGTAAAAGATATAATGGTTACATCAGAATTAAAGGGTTCAATTAATAGGATTAAATATAACTCTAAAGAATTCGTTTATATTTCCTTTAAAATAGTAGGAAAAGAAGGGTCGGGACAACAAGTAGACTATACGAAAGAGATAGCCCAAGCTGTAGATATTATAAAAAGGCAAAAAGATCGTAAAGTAAAAGTAGCTATTTTAACCACTTTAGACCCATTACCAGGTAGTGGATTTATATTTTACCAAGAAGTGGATAAGGAATTTAATGAGGAAGAATTCATCATAAATACTATAAATTTAAAGAATATAATAGAAAGCATAGCTCCTCATGTTTCTTTAGAAGCAGTAGCCATAAATAATGATTTATTTTTGCCTTTTCCTAAAGTTATGGGAGGGGTATTATTCGGAGGCTACATTTTTTATAAGAAATTCGGGATAGAACAGACAGAATTCCTAGATTATAATTTTGACGTCCAAATAGGAACTACTGTAGATAACTATCAGATACCAGTAGGATTTATATCATCTGATGTCTTTAAGCATATCGCAATTTTTGGTGCTACCGGTAGCGGAAAGACTAATACGGCTTCAGTTATAGCTAGAGAATTATTTAAGAAGGGATTTAATGTTATAGTTTTAGATTGGCATGGTGAATACAAGAATTATTTACCGGATTTTAAGTACTACGGAAAGGACTCTATTATACCTTTAAATCCCATTGCGTATGAAGAACAAGATACGGAAGATATTATTGAAATAACTAAGGATGCTTTAGAGTTAACCGAGCCACAGACTTTCCTCATGTATTTAGTTTTAGAACAATTGAAGAGGATAAGAAGGCTTGACTCGACGTCGCTTAAATTAATCCTTGAAGCTATCAACTCAGAATCTTATATGATAAGGGATATTAAGTTTGCATTAGGTAGAAAGCTTTATATCTTGACCACTCCACAAGGTAGAAGGCTCTTCTCGATAGATGGAGGATATTCTTTTATTGATTTAGGAGAAAGGTTAATAGGAGGAAATATAATAGATCTAAGTTCTATATACAATATTAAGCTGCGTCGACTTTATTCACTGTACATCATGAAATTTTTATTTGAATATTATCAAAGACTAAAGGATCCTAATAGAAAGACTGTAATAATAGTAGAAGAGGCTCAAAACTATTTTAATGGCAATAATGAAATTCTCAAAAGAGCACTGCAAGAAATAAGAAAGTTTAACATTGGCCTTTGTATTATTTCACAGTCTCCATCTAGTTTAGATCCAGAGGTCATGAAAAATACTAGCATAAAAATAATTCATTCAATTAAGTCTAATTTAGATAAAAAAATAATTTCTGATTCCATAGGTCTTGATAAAGAACTATATAATGTATTAGATAAATTAGACTTAGGTGAGGCTATTTTCATTTCTCCGAATATACGAAAAAATATGTTAGTAAAAATTAAAAAAATTGGTTAG
- the fbp gene encoding fructose-1,6-bisphosphate aldolase/phosphatase, whose product MKTTISVIKADIGSLAGHHVVHPDTMAAASKVLAEAKAQGVLIDYYITHVGDDLQLIMTHNRGELDPKVHETAWNAFKKAAEVARDLGLYAAGQDLLSDSFSGNVRGLGPGVAEMEIEERVSEPIAIFMADKTEPGAFNLPLYKMFADPFNTPGLVIDPTMHNGFKFEVLDVYEGEAVTLTAPQELYDLLALIGTPARYVIRRIYRNDDNLLASVVAIERLNLIAGKYVGKDDPVTIVRLQHGLPALGEALEAFTFPHLVPGWMRGSHYGPLMPVSQRDARATRFDGPPRLIGLGFNVKNGKLVGPSDLFDDPAFDESRRLASVIADYMRRHGPFMPHRLEPTEMEYTTLPLIQEKLKPRFKKESDMYKTKESVYTKGKSAGESQD is encoded by the coding sequence ATGAAAACTACTATAAGTGTTATAAAAGCTGATATAGGTAGCTTAGCTGGACATCACGTAGTACATCCTGACACTATGGCTGCTGCTAGTAAGGTATTGGCTGAAGCCAAAGCACAAGGGGTTCTAATTGACTATTATATAACTCATGTTGGCGATGATTTACAGCTAATAATGACTCATAATAGAGGTGAACTAGATCCCAAAGTTCATGAAACTGCATGGAATGCCTTTAAAAAAGCAGCTGAAGTAGCAAGAGATTTAGGATTATATGCAGCTGGTCAGGACTTATTATCCGATTCTTTCTCAGGTAACGTAAGAGGATTAGGACCAGGAGTTGCAGAGATGGAAATTGAAGAAAGAGTTTCAGAACCAATAGCAATATTCATGGCAGATAAAACAGAGCCTGGTGCATTTAACTTACCTCTTTATAAGATGTTTGCAGATCCTTTCAATACTCCAGGATTAGTAATAGATCCTACGATGCATAACGGATTTAAGTTTGAAGTATTAGACGTTTATGAAGGAGAAGCTGTAACTTTAACTGCACCTCAAGAGTTATATGATTTATTAGCATTAATTGGAACACCAGCTAGATACGTAATAAGGAGAATATATAGAAATGACGATAACCTATTAGCTTCAGTAGTAGCAATAGAAAGATTAAATTTGATCGCAGGAAAATATGTAGGAAAAGATGATCCCGTTACAATAGTGAGATTACAACACGGCTTACCAGCACTCGGAGAGGCATTAGAAGCCTTTACTTTTCCACATCTTGTACCAGGTTGGATGAGAGGTAGCCATTATGGGCCTTTAATGCCAGTATCTCAAAGGGATGCTAGGGCTACCAGGTTCGATGGACCGCCAAGGTTAATAGGATTAGGTTTTAACGTGAAAAACGGAAAGTTAGTAGGTCCAAGCGACTTATTTGATGATCCTGCCTTTGATGAATCAAGAAGACTAGCCAGTGTTATAGCCGATTATATGAGAAGGCATGGTCCATTTATGCCTCACAGATTAGAACCGACGGAGATGGAGTACACAACATTACCTCTAATCCAAGAGAAACTTAAACCAAGGTTTAAGAAGGAATCTGATATGTATAAAACAAAAGAAAGCGTTTATACGAAGGGCAAATCTGCAGGGGAGTCACAAGATTAA
- a CDS encoding preprotein translocase subunit Sec61beta, with translation MPSSKKRKKETVPLVSMAGLIRYYEEEKEKVKVSPTVLIIISIVIIAGVILASVLIPPPV, from the coding sequence ATGCCTTCCAGTAAGAAAAGAAAGAAAGAAACTGTGCCTTTAGTGTCCATGGCCGGTCTAATTAGGTATTATGAAGAGGAGAAAGAGAAAGTAAAAGTATCCCCAACTGTATTGATTATTATATCTATTGTGATAATAGCTGGGGTCATATTAGCATCAGTTTTAATTCCCCCACCTGTATAA